A single Cryomorphaceae bacterium DNA region contains:
- a CDS encoding S8 family serine peptidase, with the protein MKLTRIAALLLFVLSVGTASAQNRSAQQLHLKTGVYDCPANLDSFVQNPYQADELRNGVYYRILQFNDLPTAAEKAEMEAAGIVLNTYLPQNAFQARISSDAAIADLDRWGVRSVMVIEPEYKMTVSLANRDFPEHALNGENDILLSVIYQSDFTADQALNVFRSAGADIIGRFSKRNQIELSVPITEIEAIAALPEVYFVEAIDPTPVPENDRGRTNHRVNYNQNGSVQYGGFDGSGVVVAMGDDGVIGPHIDYEGRVDQRYADPSSGNHGDHCAGIIFGSGNYDPDGRGNAPGAYLFAYEPFDNVDSSDSHYDVHQVRITSTSYGNGCNAGYTSYASFADETIYDNPGLMHVFSAGNSGTSNCGYGAGAGWGNITGGIKVGKNTLAVGNVQFNDALANSSSRGPADDGRIKPDVCAVGTSVYSTVDVNSYASFTGTSMACPGVAGSLATMYQAFKETNGGTEPTSALMKGILMNSAEDLGNPGPDFRYGYGRVNARRAQKTILEGNFFQDSISTAELDSFNITLPGSVGEVKIMLYWNDVEGSPFAATPLVNDLKLVVKDPSGTSWDPWVLDDTPNATNLNANATRGIDNMNNVEQVTLDFPAAGTYTIEVSGASIPNGPQPYVVVFEYAIDDEIILTFPNGGAALEPSTTEVIRWDALSNGNSFTLDYSDDNGTTWNTIGTAGATARFRNWSVPASLASDEVLVRVSRGSVSDESDSVNTALRRVGGFQVQSICPDSIAFSWNAVTGAASYEIMRMDTAYMQVVGTSTTTTGAVLQHDPSLDYYYTIRAVGPNGGLGERRDAFFVGAGLSNCALNDDVLLEVITPFNGPQPGCSGGGSSEVVVRLTNQGANDVHGFSASYVHDGGTPVTQTWTDTLSSGSTMDVTFTQSFTPNVAGTNSLDVYHSILSDQNKYNDTAKVSFYLLTGSTVSMTPWMDNLESFTACNTSSDCGATVCPLPGGWLNLTNGIDDDIDWRTDFGGTPSNNTGPNQDYNPGTSNGKYVYLEASNGCTGQEAIMYSPCVAIPSTGSYELTYRYHMNGTAVGELHTDVIVNGRLIEDVLPALSGDQGSAWNLASLSLAPYLGDTLVVRLRGVTGPDWSSDIALDDFKIEAPSNAPSAGFDASTFEGCPGQVVDFINTSTGAPTVFAWYVSPATGWSYVNGTSATSTNVSIQFTAAGSYTVGMTADNGVGVDSVGIAQPVFIGSTLLPFFEDFEQASGFDRFRVTNPDGDITWERRSASGNGGNWAAGVNNFNYSSAQTSEVEDWLTTPTLDFTGAVNPHLTFDHAYAGYSVSLYDSMAVWVSTDCGATWSRIASYDGSPGGNFETVPSQNTAFAPSASTDWCGSLNACTDIDLSAYIGLTDVQFRWISKSGYGNNVYIDNINIGQPLPAASIIASQPSACVFEGIDFSDGSGGAFLNYNWDFGPNASPQTATGPGPHQVSFDVSGSITVNLSADNGGGSANASYTVQIDALESAEFTIANPSVGTVDFNPITAQASADSLYWDFGDGNNSSAYSPQHTYASNGTYPVELMLWSSCGIDTYSLNVLIQGIGLEEWSEESFVLFPQPTSDVMNLQYTGTELKSEVEVRLIDAQGRIVRSEAVNPSDLSSGLTWSIQDLAAGWYQVQAQSDTHFWQSPLIKQ; encoded by the coding sequence ATGAAACTAACCCGAATCGCAGCGCTTCTCCTTTTTGTTTTGTCGGTAGGCACAGCCTCAGCGCAAAACCGTTCTGCGCAGCAACTACACCTAAAAACAGGGGTTTACGACTGTCCAGCAAACCTGGATTCCTTCGTTCAAAACCCCTATCAAGCTGATGAATTGAGAAACGGAGTTTACTACCGCATTCTTCAATTCAATGATCTTCCTACGGCTGCAGAAAAAGCAGAAATGGAAGCAGCTGGAATCGTACTAAACACCTATCTACCCCAAAATGCTTTTCAGGCACGTATTTCTTCAGATGCGGCAATTGCCGATCTAGATCGCTGGGGTGTTCGAAGTGTTATGGTCATTGAGCCCGAATATAAAATGACGGTAAGCCTGGCCAATCGCGATTTTCCGGAACACGCTTTGAATGGTGAGAATGACATCCTACTCAGTGTCATTTACCAAAGCGACTTTACTGCAGATCAGGCATTGAACGTATTTCGCTCCGCAGGAGCAGACATCATTGGTCGTTTCTCCAAACGGAATCAAATCGAACTGTCCGTCCCCATCACCGAAATTGAAGCGATTGCCGCTCTTCCTGAAGTATACTTCGTAGAGGCCATTGACCCCACCCCTGTTCCTGAGAACGATCGTGGCCGCACCAATCACCGCGTCAATTACAATCAAAACGGATCTGTTCAATACGGTGGATTTGACGGTTCTGGCGTTGTTGTTGCCATGGGAGATGACGGAGTCATTGGGCCGCACATCGATTATGAAGGACGCGTTGACCAGCGCTATGCAGATCCTAGTTCTGGAAATCATGGGGACCATTGTGCCGGAATCATCTTTGGTTCTGGAAACTACGATCCAGACGGTCGCGGAAATGCACCCGGCGCTTACTTGTTCGCCTATGAGCCTTTTGACAATGTCGATAGCTCAGATTCGCACTACGATGTACACCAAGTTCGCATCACCTCTACTTCCTATGGAAATGGATGTAATGCGGGATACACCTCGTACGCCAGTTTTGCTGATGAAACCATTTATGACAATCCAGGCCTTATGCACGTCTTTAGTGCGGGTAACAGCGGAACGTCCAATTGTGGATACGGAGCTGGTGCTGGTTGGGGAAATATTACCGGAGGAATCAAGGTGGGTAAGAATACCTTGGCGGTAGGTAATGTCCAGTTCAACGATGCACTGGCGAACAGCAGTAGCCGTGGTCCTGCGGATGACGGTCGAATCAAACCAGATGTTTGTGCCGTAGGTACGAGCGTTTACTCTACGGTGGACGTAAATAGCTATGCTAGTTTTACAGGTACGTCTATGGCTTGTCCGGGTGTTGCTGGATCCTTGGCGACGATGTACCAAGCGTTCAAAGAAACCAACGGAGGAACGGAGCCAACTTCAGCGTTGATGAAGGGAATTCTGATGAACTCGGCAGAAGACTTGGGAAATCCAGGTCCGGATTTCCGCTATGGATATGGTCGTGTTAACGCACGACGCGCTCAGAAGACTATTCTTGAAGGAAACTTCTTCCAAGACTCTATTTCTACAGCCGAACTCGACAGTTTTAATATCACCTTGCCTGGAAGCGTTGGTGAAGTTAAAATTATGCTTTACTGGAATGATGTCGAAGGAAGTCCTTTCGCGGCTACACCATTAGTGAATGACCTGAAGTTGGTCGTGAAAGATCCTTCAGGGACTTCCTGGGATCCTTGGGTATTGGACGATACCCCAAATGCGACCAACCTTAATGCGAACGCTACACGTGGAATAGACAACATGAATAACGTTGAGCAGGTGACCTTGGACTTCCCTGCCGCTGGAACGTACACTATTGAAGTTTCTGGGGCCTCCATCCCGAATGGACCACAGCCCTATGTCGTGGTTTTTGAATATGCGATTGATGACGAAATCATCCTCACCTTCCCGAATGGCGGTGCGGCCCTTGAGCCTTCAACAACGGAAGTGATTCGCTGGGATGCGCTGAGCAATGGTAACAGCTTTACTCTAGACTACAGTGATGACAACGGAACCACTTGGAACACCATTGGTACCGCCGGTGCGACGGCTCGTTTCCGTAACTGGAGTGTACCCGCCTCTTTGGCCAGCGATGAAGTGTTGGTACGCGTTAGCCGAGGATCGGTAAGTGATGAAAGTGACAGCGTCAATACGGCTCTACGCCGTGTAGGTGGCTTCCAAGTACAGTCTATTTGCCCGGATTCCATAGCCTTTTCTTGGAATGCCGTAACCGGAGCCGCAAGCTATGAAATCATGCGGATGGATACCGCCTATATGCAAGTGGTGGGTACTTCCACGACCACAACAGGCGCCGTATTGCAACATGACCCCTCCTTGGACTACTATTATACCATACGTGCTGTCGGTCCCAACGGAGGACTTGGAGAGCGTCGTGACGCCTTCTTTGTAGGAGCGGGATTATCGAATTGTGCGTTAAACGATGATGTTCTTTTGGAGGTAATTACCCCATTTAATGGCCCACAGCCTGGATGTTCGGGAGGAGGATCTTCAGAGGTCGTCGTTCGCTTGACCAACCAGGGAGCCAACGATGTACACGGATTTAGTGCTAGTTATGTGCATGACGGAGGGACACCTGTGACTCAGACGTGGACTGATACTCTTTCGTCGGGAAGTACTATGGACGTTACATTTACTCAGTCCTTTACTCCGAATGTTGCGGGAACGAACAGTTTGGATGTATACCACAGTATTCTTTCGGATCAAAATAAATACAACGACACGGCTAAAGTCAGTTTCTACCTGCTGACTGGAAGTACAGTGTCCATGACCCCTTGGATGGACAATCTAGAATCCTTTACAGCGTGTAATACGAGCAGCGACTGCGGAGCCACCGTATGTCCCTTACCAGGCGGATGGTTGAATCTGACCAATGGAATCGACGACGATATCGATTGGAGAACAGACTTTGGTGGAACCCCATCGAACAATACAGGGCCGAATCAGGACTATAACCCAGGAACATCCAACGGGAAGTATGTTTATCTCGAAGCGTCCAATGGATGTACGGGCCAGGAAGCCATTATGTATTCTCCTTGTGTGGCCATTCCTTCAACTGGTTCATATGAATTGACTTATCGATACCACATGAATGGTACTGCAGTAGGAGAACTTCACACAGATGTTATAGTCAATGGACGTTTGATTGAAGACGTTCTTCCCGCGCTCTCCGGCGATCAAGGTTCCGCTTGGAATTTGGCAAGTTTGAGCCTAGCTCCTTACCTGGGAGATACATTAGTTGTTCGACTTAGAGGAGTTACCGGACCAGACTGGTCTTCGGACATCGCGCTGGATGACTTTAAAATCGAGGCTCCTTCAAATGCTCCATCTGCTGGATTTGACGCGAGCACGTTTGAAGGTTGCCCAGGACAAGTGGTTGATTTTATCAACACCTCCACAGGTGCGCCAACCGTTTTCGCATGGTACGTCAGTCCCGCTACCGGTTGGAGCTATGTTAACGGAACAAGTGCGACTTCCACGAATGTGAGTATTCAGTTCACTGCAGCTGGATCATATACTGTAGGTATGACCGCGGACAATGGTGTGGGTGTTGATTCTGTGGGAATTGCACAGCCTGTTTTCATCGGAAGCACCTTACTCCCCTTCTTCGAAGACTTTGAGCAGGCGTCAGGCTTTGACCGATTCCGGGTGACAAACCCAGATGGAGACATTACCTGGGAGCGCCGTTCTGCCTCCGGCAACGGAGGGAATTGGGCCGCGGGAGTAAACAACTTCAACTATTCATCTGCCCAAACTTCTGAGGTGGAAGACTGGTTGACAACCCCTACTCTTGACTTTACCGGAGCCGTAAATCCACATTTAACCTTCGATCACGCTTATGCAGGTTATAGCGTATCGCTTTACGATAGTATGGCGGTATGGGTTTCTACAGACTGTGGAGCGACCTGGTCTCGAATTGCGAGCTACGATGGATCTCCCGGAGGAAACTTTGAAACGGTTCCAAGTCAGAATACCGCATTTGCCCCATCCGCAAGCACGGATTGGTGTGGTTCGCTCAATGCCTGTACAGATATTGACCTATCGGCCTATATTGGACTAACGGACGTGCAGTTCCGATGGATTTCAAAGAGCGGTTACGGAAACAACGTATACATCGACAACATCAACATTGGACAGCCTCTCCCGGCTGCCAGCATTATTGCTAGTCAGCCTTCGGCTTGTGTGTTTGAAGGAATTGACTTTAGTGATGGTTCTGGTGGAGCGTTCTTGAATTACAATTGGGACTTTGGACCAAATGCATCTCCTCAAACAGCTACAGGGCCAGGACCGCACCAGGTATCCTTCGATGTCAGCGGTAGCATTACCGTAAACCTCTCTGCAGATAACGGAGGTGGTTCGGCCAATGCGAGTTATACCGTGCAAATTGACGCTCTAGAGTCTGCCGAGTTCACCATTGCCAACCCAAGCGTTGGAACGGTTGATTTCAACCCTATCACCGCTCAAGCTAGTGCGGATTCACTCTATTGGGACTTTGGTGACGGAAATAACTCGAGCGCCTATTCACCACAGCATACCTATGCTTCAAATGGCACATATCCTGTTGAGTTGATGCTCTGGAGTTCATGTGGCATTGACACGTACTCGCTTAACGTTTTGATTCAGGGTATCGGACTTGAGGAATGGTCTGAGGAGAGCTTCGTGCTCTTCCCTCAACCGACAAGCGATGTCATGAATCTCCAATACACGGGAACTGAGTTGAAAAGCGAAGTCGAAGTTCGCCTGATTGACGCTCAAGGACGCATTGTTCGCTCTGAAGCGGTGAACCCAAGTGATTTGAGTTCTGGATTGACTTGGTCCATTCAAGACTTGGCCGCAGGATGGTACCAAGTGCAAGCTCAAAGTGATACGCACTTCTGGCAATCACCTTTGATCAAGCAATAA
- a CDS encoding TIGR00159 family protein, which translates to MSFIDFGILDIIDIVLVAILLYQLYQLVKGTVAINILIGVTAIYLLWKIVEALKMELLSEILGQFIGVGVIALIIVFQQELRRFLLMIGTTSFSSRRNIMRQIANFNRETEDHTVDVDAIVEASKDMAAEKTGALMVITRNSELNQVSDSGDRIEAGLSKRLLESIFAKNSPLHDGAVIIRDDKIIAARAVLPTTERNDVPAHFGMRHRAALGVSEQSDALVVIVSEETGKISYAVGGDLRVNLEPMELQKQLEKDLR; encoded by the coding sequence GTGAGTTTCATCGACTTCGGTATTCTGGACATCATCGACATCGTTCTGGTGGCCATCCTTCTGTATCAGCTTTACCAGCTGGTCAAGGGAACCGTCGCCATCAACATCTTAATTGGAGTCACCGCCATCTACCTGCTTTGGAAGATCGTAGAGGCCCTTAAAATGGAGCTCCTCAGCGAAATCCTCGGCCAGTTCATCGGCGTTGGTGTCATCGCACTAATCATCGTTTTCCAGCAAGAATTGAGACGTTTTCTGCTCATGATTGGAACCACCAGTTTCAGTAGTCGGCGAAACATCATGCGGCAGATTGCCAACTTCAACCGGGAGACGGAAGATCATACTGTAGACGTAGACGCCATCGTCGAGGCCTCCAAGGATATGGCTGCAGAAAAAACAGGAGCCCTCATGGTCATCACTCGAAACTCGGAATTGAACCAAGTATCGGACAGCGGTGACCGTATCGAAGCTGGGCTTTCCAAAAGACTCTTAGAAAGCATCTTCGCCAAGAACAGTCCGCTCCATGATGGAGCCGTGATCATTCGTGACGATAAGATCATTGCAGCACGCGCTGTATTGCCAACAACCGAACGCAATGATGTTCCTGCCCACTTTGGGATGCGCCACCGCGCAGCCCTTGGGGTAAGCGAACAAAGCGATGCCTTAGTCGTCATCGTTTCCGAAGAAACGGGCAAGATCAGTTACGCGGTGGGAGGTGACCTCCGCGTCAACCTAGAACCCATGGAGCTTCAAAAACAATTGGAGAAAGACCTTCGATAG
- the folP gene encoding dihydropteroate synthase, which yields MTSSKGTLFGQLPSIRIGGQLLDFSTPKVMGIVNLTPDSFVSESRATQLDDVRRKVDQHLDAGAHILDFGAYSSRPGAQDISVEEEWSRIEGILLALRADGIDTPISIDTFRAEVARRALEEGADIINDISGGSDPDMFPLVAQSRAPYILMHMQGTPQNMQDNPTYGDVVRDVNLYLAQKIRTLRELGVHDIIADVGFGFGKTVDQNYALLRELRQFHALGVPLLVGVSRKSMINKVLDIKAAQALNGTSVLHAFALERGAAILRAHDVREAVEAVKLFQALRAD from the coding sequence ATGACGTCGTCCAAAGGTACACTTTTTGGCCAACTGCCTTCGATCCGAATCGGAGGTCAATTGCTTGATTTTTCCACACCCAAAGTGATGGGGATTGTCAATCTCACTCCCGATTCCTTTGTCTCCGAAAGCCGCGCAACGCAGCTGGACGATGTGCGCCGTAAAGTAGACCAGCACCTCGACGCCGGAGCCCATATTCTGGACTTCGGTGCCTACTCCAGTCGTCCGGGAGCTCAAGACATTTCGGTCGAGGAGGAGTGGAGTCGCATTGAAGGCATTCTTTTGGCCCTGCGAGCCGATGGTATTGACACGCCCATCAGCATCGATACCTTTCGGGCCGAGGTAGCCCGCCGCGCTTTAGAGGAAGGAGCGGACATCATCAACGACATCTCTGGCGGCTCCGATCCGGATATGTTTCCCCTTGTGGCTCAGTCTCGTGCTCCTTACATCTTGATGCACATGCAAGGCACGCCCCAAAACATGCAAGACAATCCCACCTACGGCGACGTCGTGCGCGATGTCAACCTTTACCTAGCTCAAAAAATCCGAACCTTACGCGAACTTGGGGTCCACGACATCATCGCCGACGTAGGCTTTGGTTTTGGCAAAACCGTCGATCAGAACTATGCACTCCTTCGTGAGCTACGGCAATTCCATGCCTTGGGTGTTCCCTTGCTCGTTGGCGTGAGTCGAAAAAGCATGATCAACAAAGTGCTGGACATCAAAGCGGCCCAAGCCCTGAATGGCACCTCGGTGCTTCATGCCTTTGCCTTAGAGCGCGGTGCAGCTATTCTCCGGGCGCATGATGTTCGTGAAGCAGTCGAAGCTGTAAAGCTGTTTCAGGCCCTACGGGCCGATTGA
- a CDS encoding DUF1599 domain-containing protein, whose translation MSKTEAQYDAVISECRDLYTKKGKDYGTAWRILRLPSLTDQIFIKAQRIRSIEDKGTQKVADGIRGEFIGILNYSLMALIQMDLGVAEQPDMDLDAATDAFDAQAQKAKELMMAKNHDYGEAWRDMRVSSFTDLILQKLLRIKQIEDNAGLTLVSEGIDANYFDMVNYSVFALIKLNEAAA comes from the coding sequence ATGAGTAAGACCGAAGCGCAGTACGACGCCGTGATTAGCGAGTGCCGCGACCTCTACACAAAGAAAGGGAAAGATTACGGAACCGCGTGGCGCATCCTGCGTTTGCCGTCCCTTACCGATCAGATTTTCATTAAAGCCCAGCGCATTCGCAGCATCGAAGACAAGGGTACCCAGAAGGTGGCCGATGGTATTCGGGGCGAGTTCATCGGGATTCTCAATTACAGCCTCATGGCCTTGATTCAAATGGATCTCGGTGTGGCGGAACAGCCCGATATGGACTTGGACGCGGCTACCGATGCTTTTGACGCACAAGCGCAAAAGGCCAAGGAGCTCATGATGGCCAAGAATCACGATTATGGGGAAGCATGGCGCGATATGCGGGTCAGTTCATTTACAGACCTGATCCTCCAGAAACTCCTGCGCATCAAACAAATTGAAGATAATGCCGGTTTAACGCTGGTATCTGAAGGGATCGATGCCAATTACTTTGACATGGTCAATTACAGCGTCTTTGCCCTGATTAAACTTAACGAAGCAGCAGCATGA
- a CDS encoding DoxX family protein: MNFLVQLVRALTGALFIFSGFIKLNDPLGFSFKLEEYFTVFGTEFMVPLALTLAVVICIFEIVVGLALLMGIYTKWTLWGLLLMMIFFTFLTFYSAYFNKVTDCGCFGDAIPLTPWESFTKDVILSAAAIFLFVQAKRIQPLLAVPTARIILTVSIVLQAFMAYYVLNHLPLIDFRAYKVGTDIVEDMTIPEGAPVDEFEITWTYKVDGVDQEFSTEDEPWNIEGAEYVARDQKLVKEGYHAPIHDFTMAIDDVDYTESLMQESELFLLVMYRINEAPVSPKLHKRVNDLVRSCDEAGVIFLGMSSSGYDQVEEYRHQVQAAYQVAFCDETTLKTIVRSNPGLVYIKNGVIAAKWHYNDLPADLEAARKAVEN; the protein is encoded by the coding sequence ATGAATTTCCTTGTTCAATTGGTCCGCGCCTTAACCGGTGCGCTGTTTATTTTCTCCGGTTTCATTAAGCTCAACGACCCTCTGGGATTCAGCTTTAAGCTCGAGGAGTACTTCACGGTATTTGGAACCGAATTCATGGTTCCCTTGGCCTTGACCTTGGCGGTGGTCATCTGCATTTTCGAAATTGTGGTGGGCCTTGCCCTTTTGATGGGAATCTACACCAAGTGGACGCTTTGGGGCCTCTTGCTCATGATGATCTTCTTCACCTTCCTCACCTTCTACTCTGCCTATTTCAACAAGGTGACGGATTGCGGTTGCTTCGGTGACGCCATTCCGCTGACGCCGTGGGAGAGTTTTACGAAGGACGTGATCTTGAGCGCCGCGGCTATATTCCTTTTTGTCCAGGCCAAACGCATTCAGCCCTTACTAGCTGTGCCTACGGCACGAATTATCTTGACCGTTTCCATTGTCCTGCAGGCCTTTATGGCGTACTACGTCCTGAATCACCTTCCACTGATTGATTTCCGCGCCTACAAGGTGGGGACCGATATTGTAGAAGACATGACGATTCCCGAAGGAGCACCCGTTGATGAATTCGAGATTACGTGGACCTACAAGGTTGACGGTGTGGATCAAGAGTTTTCAACAGAGGACGAGCCTTGGAACATCGAAGGAGCGGAATATGTCGCTCGCGATCAGAAACTCGTCAAGGAAGGATACCACGCTCCTATTCACGACTTCACCATGGCCATTGATGACGTGGACTACACGGAAAGCCTGATGCAGGAATCCGAGTTATTCCTCTTGGTTATGTATCGCATCAACGAGGCTCCGGTGAGTCCAAAGCTGCACAAGCGCGTGAACGACTTGGTTCGCAGCTGTGATGAGGCTGGTGTCATCTTCTTGGGCATGTCCAGTTCTGGATACGATCAAGTAGAAGAATATCGTCATCAAGTACAGGCCGCCTATCAGGTTGCTTTCTGTGATGAAACCACCTTGAAGACTATTGTGCGCAGCAACCCTGGATTGGTGTACATCAAGAATGGAGTCATTGCCGCAAAATGGCATTACAACGACTTGCCTGCAGATCTGGAAGCTGCTCGTAAAGCTGTGGAAAACTAA
- a CDS encoding ABC transporter permease has product MAKSLGYSIAVLWGVATVLFLLFAVLPGDPARMMLDQREDAEQLAAIRAKYGFDLPLGQQYLYYLNDLSPVSWHHRQNEAALNYLEKPGYSVLVSVPLGAHALALKAPYLRESFQRNGTPVSSIIADTLPNTAVLAVASITLAFILGVFFGVLSAVWPNGWLDRGLSVLSTLGMALPSFFSAILMAWLFGFVWSEWTGLSMTGSLYSVDDFGEGVYINYKNLILPALTLGIRPLAVITQLTRSSMLDVLSQDFVRTAQSKGLSRVVVVLRHALRNALTPVVTATSGWFASLLAGAVFVEYIFGWNGLGKEIVGALNQLDLPVVMGAVLVVGALFVLINLGVDVLYRWLDPRLKTT; this is encoded by the coding sequence ATGGCGAAAAGTTTGGGGTACAGTATTGCAGTGCTTTGGGGCGTGGCCACCGTCCTATTCTTGCTGTTTGCCGTTTTGCCGGGTGATCCTGCGCGCATGATGCTCGATCAACGGGAAGACGCCGAGCAATTGGCCGCTATTCGGGCCAAGTACGGCTTTGACTTGCCGCTGGGGCAACAGTACCTCTACTATCTAAATGATCTTTCTCCAGTAAGCTGGCACCATCGTCAGAACGAGGCTGCTTTAAACTACCTGGAAAAGCCTGGCTATTCCGTGCTGGTTTCCGTACCGCTTGGTGCGCACGCGTTGGCTTTAAAAGCACCTTATCTACGTGAAAGTTTTCAACGAAACGGCACTCCGGTAAGCTCCATTATAGCGGATACTCTGCCCAATACGGCTGTGCTGGCTGTTGCGAGCATTACTCTGGCCTTTATCCTAGGCGTATTCTTTGGTGTTCTTTCTGCCGTTTGGCCTAATGGCTGGCTGGATCGAGGACTTTCGGTCCTGAGTACTCTGGGGATGGCACTCCCCTCTTTCTTCTCGGCCATTTTAATGGCTTGGCTTTTTGGTTTTGTCTGGTCGGAGTGGACAGGACTCTCGATGACCGGAAGTCTGTATTCCGTGGATGATTTTGGTGAAGGCGTCTACATCAACTATAAGAACCTGATTCTTCCGGCACTCACTTTAGGGATTCGGCCACTTGCGGTGATCACGCAATTGACCAGGAGTTCTATGTTGGACGTACTAAGTCAGGACTTTGTGCGCACGGCACAGTCTAAAGGCTTGAGCCGTGTTGTAGTGGTGCTTCGCCATGCGCTCCGAAACGCCTTGACACCTGTAGTGACGGCTACCAGTGGCTGGTTTGCTTCTCTTCTGGCCGGTGCGGTCTTTGTGGAATATATTTTTGGATGGAATGGACTTGGAAAAGAAATTGTAGGTGCCTTAAATCAGTTGGACCTACCCGTTGTAATGGGTGCGGTCTTGGTGGTTGGAGCCTTATTTGTATTGATTAATCTGGGAGTCGATGTCCTTTATCGATGGCTCGACCCTCGTTTGAAAACGACGTGA
- a CDS encoding triose-phosphate isomerase — translation MGSKMVAGNWKMNHDFPTGIDTVTEVVKQLEGMETPDVAVVIAPSYLHLEAIQQMTEDFPSLHVSAQDCSSHESGAFTGEVSANMIASIGAQYVILGHSERRAYHGEDGELLLKKLEQAFAAGLRPIYCVGEQLQERYDGKQEAVVQSQLEEVLGDLTEEQMNRVVIAYEPVWAIGTGETATAEQAQEMHAFIRQWLRGRFGDDIAESVSVLYGGSCKPSNAEELFSQPDVDGGLIGGASLKADDFVKLVEIRDRV, via the coding sequence ATGGGATCAAAAATGGTCGCTGGTAACTGGAAAATGAATCACGATTTCCCCACGGGAATTGATACCGTTACCGAAGTAGTAAAGCAATTGGAAGGAATGGAAACCCCTGATGTGGCAGTGGTGATAGCACCATCGTATTTACACTTGGAAGCCATTCAACAGATGACGGAAGACTTTCCGAGCCTTCATGTATCTGCTCAGGATTGTTCTTCACATGAGTCAGGAGCGTTTACGGGCGAAGTTTCCGCAAATATGATTGCCTCTATTGGGGCGCAGTACGTCATTCTCGGACATAGTGAGCGACGAGCCTACCACGGAGAAGACGGCGAATTGCTGCTCAAGAAACTCGAACAGGCCTTTGCTGCTGGCTTGCGCCCTATTTACTGTGTCGGGGAACAGCTTCAAGAACGGTACGATGGCAAACAAGAAGCCGTGGTACAAAGTCAACTAGAAGAGGTTCTCGGGGATTTGACTGAGGAGCAAATGAATCGAGTGGTTATTGCCTATGAGCCTGTATGGGCCATTGGTACAGGAGAAACAGCCACTGCAGAGCAGGCTCAAGAAATGCACGCTTTTATTCGTCAATGGCTTCGTGGTCGTTTTGGAGATGATATTGCAGAGAGCGTCTCTGTTTTATATGGCGGTAGCTGTAAGCCGAGCAATGCGGAAGAGTTATTCTCTCAGCCTGATGTTGACGGTGGGTTGATCGGAGGAGCTTCACTGAAAGCCGACGACTTTGTCAAACTCGTCGAGATCCGCGATCGAGTATGA
- the prmA gene encoding 50S ribosomal protein L11 methyltransferase, whose amino-acid sequence MNYIEVHWSLAEDAVERQLLLVLLEETQAESVVEEADGLKAYFPVDAFSDDDWKSMYLGTSLPSYSVREVEQQNWNEEWEKNFEPIEVENRLYLRASFHPSRPDDFDREIIITPKMSFGTGHHSTTYLMLTWMLDEPVPHAPMLDMGAGTAVLAILAAQQGAPKVWAVDYDEWAYENAVENCTLNGVSEQVEVRHGGVEAIQDIQCQTLYANINRNILLDQLPTYARILNDGGALYMSGFYTEDLEVLKSAAAALGLHFEGWRERQNWVAAKWIKK is encoded by the coding sequence ATGAATTACATCGAGGTACACTGGTCTTTAGCGGAAGATGCCGTAGAACGGCAGCTCCTTTTGGTTCTTCTTGAAGAAACTCAGGCGGAGAGCGTTGTGGAGGAAGCGGATGGCTTAAAGGCCTATTTCCCTGTGGACGCCTTCTCCGATGATGATTGGAAGTCCATGTACCTCGGGACGTCGCTTCCTTCCTATTCTGTGCGTGAAGTAGAACAACAGAATTGGAATGAAGAGTGGGAGAAGAATTTTGAGCCCATTGAGGTGGAAAATCGTCTTTATTTGCGCGCTTCTTTCCATCCTTCTCGACCCGATGACTTTGACCGCGAGATCATCATCACTCCAAAGATGAGTTTTGGTACAGGACATCACAGCACCACGTATTTAATGTTGACTTGGATGTTGGACGAGCCGGTTCCTCATGCTCCCATGTTGGATATGGGTGCCGGAACGGCTGTCTTGGCGATTTTGGCTGCTCAACAAGGCGCACCCAAAGTCTGGGCGGTAGATTACGATGAATGGGCCTATGAGAATGCGGTTGAAAATTGTACTCTGAATGGAGTATCCGAACAGGTTGAAGTTCGCCATGGAGGTGTCGAAGCCATTCAAGACATTCAGTGTCAAACCCTGTACGCGAATATTAATCGAAACATTCTATTGGACCAGCTGCCCACCTATGCCCGCATATTGAACGATGGCGGAGCGTTATACATGAGTGGCTTCTATACCGAGGACCTTGAAGTACTTAAGAGTGCAGCGGCTGCTTTAGGGCTTCACTTTGAAGGATGGCGCGAGCGTCAAAATTGGGTAGCCGCCAAATGGATTAAAAAATGA